In Fusarium verticillioides 7600 chromosome 4, whole genome shotgun sequence, the following proteins share a genomic window:
- a CDS encoding oxidoreductase, with protein MAPPGPITTPLTSLLGIKHPIILAGMARVSGGRLAAAVSNAGGLGIIGGFQYTPDQLREIIKEMKDNFSRPDLPFGVDLALPQIGGNARKTNHDYTGGKLDELVDIIIDSGAKLFVSAVGVPPPQVIKRFHDKGILVMNMVGHPKHATKALELGVDMVCAQGGEGGGHTGDVANSILIPAVADVASKYHPPLLKGLPAMVVAAGGISSGRSLASSLMQGAVAVWVGTRFVASVEASCSEEHKKEVVSCGFEDTQRTLVISGRPLRMKTNDYIRKWHEQPDKIKELCDKGVVPIEYDFEQGNDFDLPHLMGQVAGAITKIQPAGEIVDEMVKEAVDMLKLGGTYLTAIPRL; from the exons ATGGCACCTCCAGGCCCCATCACAACACCACTTACATCCCTGCTGGGAATCAAGCAccccatcatcctcgccgGTATGGCTAGGGTGTCTGGTGGTCGTCTTGCAGCAGCTGTATCCAACGCAGGCGGTCTTGGTATAATTGGTGGTTTCCAATACACACCCGATCAACTTCgagagatcatcaaagaaatGAAGGACAACTTCTCACGACCTGACCTACCCTTTGGTGTTGACCTCGCTTTGCCTCAGATTGGAGGCAATGCGCGTAAGACCAACCATGACTACACTGGTGGAAAGTTGGACGAGTTGGTGGACATCATCATTGACAGTGGTGCCAAATTGTTTGTCAGTGCTGTTGGTGTACCACCACCCCAAGTGATTAAGAGATTTCATGATAAGGGAATCCTGGTCATGAACATGGTTGGCCATCCTAAGCATGCA ACCAAAGCGCTCGAACTCGGTGTTGACATGGTCTGCGCTCAAGGTGGCGAAGGAGGAGGTCACACAGGAGATGTTGCAaactccatcctcatccccgCCGTCGCAGACGTTGCTTCAAAGTACcaccctcctcttctcaaggGTCTTCCCGCCATGGTCGTTGCAGCCGGAGGTATCTCCTCTGGAAGGAGTCTTGCCAGCTCATTGATGCAGGGCGCTGTAGCCGTATGGGTAGGAACACGGTTCGTAGCCTCCGTTGAAGCAAGTTGCAGTGAGGAACACAAAAAAGAGGTTGTATCATGCGGATTCGAAGACACGCAGCGAACGCTTGTCATTTCTGGGCGACCTCTGAGAATGAAGACAAACGATTATATCAGGAAGTGGCATGAGCAGCCagataagatcaaggagtTGTGCGATAAGGGTGTTGTGCCAATTGAGTACGACTTTGAGCAGGGCAACGATTTTGATCTGCCACATCTCATGGGCCAGGTTGCTGGAGCTATCACAAAGATTCAGCCTGCTGGGGagatcgttgatgagatggtcaaggaggctgttgatatgcTCAAGTTGGGCGGGACATACTTGACAGCTATCCCGAGACTGTGA